In Streptomyces durocortorensis, a genomic segment contains:
- a CDS encoding metal ABC transporter substrate-binding protein — MNVRRLIPTTAVAGAVVLGLTALSACSTSDAADGGSGGSGDKLKVTASFYPMQFLAERIGGEHVAVTSLTKPGVEPHDLELTPRQIGSISDSDYVLYLKGIQPVVDDAIKQSGVKNTVDAATLTALENHGAEVGGHDHGHEGEEEHGHEDEHGHEEDHGHEEEAHEEHSEGDGHNHGEEGGDPHVWLDPVKYAEVAKGVGKSLEKADPDHAADYRKNTEALVTELNQLNAAYETGLKNTATKTFITTHSAFGYLAERYGLTQQGIAGIDPEAEPTPARIQELHTIAEKEKATTVFFETLASDKTAKTLAKDTGLKTDVLDPLEGITKKSKGADYFEVMQSNLTALKKALGAK, encoded by the coding sequence ACCTCCGACGCGGCGGACGGGGGCAGCGGCGGCAGCGGTGACAAGCTGAAGGTGACGGCGTCCTTCTACCCGATGCAGTTCCTGGCCGAGCGGATCGGCGGCGAGCACGTCGCCGTCACCAGCCTCACCAAGCCGGGCGTCGAACCGCACGACCTGGAACTCACCCCGCGCCAGATCGGCTCCATCAGCGACTCCGACTATGTGCTGTACCTCAAGGGCATCCAGCCCGTCGTGGACGACGCGATCAAGCAGTCCGGTGTGAAGAACACCGTCGACGCCGCGACCCTCACCGCGCTGGAGAACCACGGAGCCGAGGTCGGCGGCCACGACCACGGCCACGAAGGCGAAGAAGAGCACGGCCACGAGGACGAGCACGGGCACGAAGAAGACCACGGCCACGAAGAGGAAGCCCACGAGGAGCACTCCGAGGGCGACGGCCACAACCACGGCGAGGAGGGCGGCGACCCCCACGTCTGGCTGGACCCGGTGAAGTACGCCGAGGTCGCCAAGGGTGTCGGCAAGTCCCTGGAGAAGGCCGACCCCGACCACGCCGCCGACTACCGGAAGAACACCGAGGCCCTGGTCACCGAGCTGAACCAGCTGAACGCGGCGTACGAGACCGGGCTGAAGAACACCGCCACCAAGACCTTCATCACCACCCACTCCGCCTTCGGCTACCTCGCCGAGCGCTACGGGCTCACCCAGCAGGGCATCGCGGGCATCGACCCCGAGGCCGAGCCGACCCCGGCCCGTATCCAGGAGCTCCACACCATCGCGGAGAAGGAGAAGGCCACCACGGTCTTCTTCGAGACGCTCGCCAGCGACAAGACCGCCAAGACCCTCGCGAAGGACACCGGGCTGAAGACCGACGTCCTGGACCCGCTGGAGGGAATCACGAAGAAGTCCAAGGGCGCTGACTACTTCGAGGTCATGCAGTCCAACCTGACCGCGCTGAAGAAGGCGCTCGGCGCGAAGTGA
- a CDS encoding metal ABC transporter ATP-binding protein, which translates to MAEGESTTREAVLSLRGATATLGARPVLRGVDVTVRRGEVVALLGANGSGKSTAVRSAIGQVPLTGGTVELFGTELRRFRQWGRVGYVPQRTTAAGGVPATIREVVASGRLARTKLRWPGKADRAAVDRAIELVGLADRAKDSVSALSGGQHQRVLIARALAAEPELLIMDEPMAGVDLASQAILASTLREQVALGTSVLLVLHELGPLEPLIDRAVVLRDGCVTHDGPPPEALGQHALPGHDHVHPHAAAEPVRTGLLT; encoded by the coding sequence ATGGCAGAGGGTGAGAGCACCACCCGCGAGGCCGTCCTGAGCCTGCGCGGCGCCACGGCCACCCTCGGCGCGCGCCCCGTCCTGCGCGGGGTGGACGTCACCGTGCGCCGGGGCGAGGTCGTCGCGCTCCTCGGGGCCAACGGGTCCGGCAAGTCCACCGCCGTACGGTCCGCGATCGGCCAGGTCCCGCTGACCGGCGGCACCGTCGAGCTGTTCGGCACGGAGCTGCGCCGCTTCCGCCAGTGGGGCCGGGTCGGCTACGTCCCTCAGCGCACCACGGCCGCGGGCGGGGTGCCCGCCACGATCCGTGAGGTCGTCGCCTCCGGGCGGCTCGCCCGTACGAAGCTGCGGTGGCCGGGAAAGGCGGACCGGGCAGCCGTCGACCGGGCCATCGAGCTGGTGGGCCTGGCCGACCGCGCCAAGGACTCCGTGAGCGCCCTCTCCGGCGGCCAGCACCAGCGGGTCCTGATCGCCCGTGCCCTGGCCGCCGAGCCGGAGCTGCTGATCATGGACGAGCCGATGGCCGGGGTGGACCTGGCCAGCCAGGCGATCCTCGCCTCGACCCTGCGCGAGCAGGTGGCGCTGGGCACCTCCGTGCTGCTGGTGCTGCACGAGCTGGGCCCGCTGGAGCCCCTCATCGACCGGGCCGTCGTCCTGCGCGACGGCTGCGTCACGCACGACGGCCCGCCCCCCGAGGCACTCGGCCAGCACGCCCTGCCCGGCCACGACCACGTACACCCCCATGCGGCCGCCGAGCCGGTCCGGACGGGACTGCTGACCTGA
- a CDS encoding metal ABC transporter permease, with protein sequence MMLEFLNPPFMQRALIAAVLVGITAPAIGIYLVQRRQALMGDGIGHIAMTGVGLGFLLSTSPVWMATAVAVAGAVVMELIRWYGHTRGDLALAMLFYGGMAGGVMLINLSDTGSNANLTSYLFGSLSTVSDEDVIAICALAAFVVLITVGLRRQLFAVSQDEEFARVTGLPVRVLNLLVAVVAAVTVTVAMRVVGLLLVSALMVVPVAAAQQITKSFKVTFVLSVAIGTAVTLTGTVTSYYQDVPPGATIVLLAIAVFVALTALAAPLAKHRARASAAREAECTLEVPAARRGTDDVHV encoded by the coding sequence ATGATGCTGGAATTCCTGAACCCTCCCTTCATGCAGCGGGCGCTCATCGCGGCCGTCCTGGTCGGCATCACCGCGCCCGCCATCGGCATCTACCTGGTGCAGCGCCGGCAGGCCCTGATGGGCGACGGCATCGGGCACATCGCGATGACCGGGGTCGGCCTCGGCTTCCTGCTCTCCACCAGCCCCGTGTGGATGGCCACCGCCGTCGCCGTGGCCGGTGCGGTCGTCATGGAGCTGATCCGCTGGTACGGACACACGCGCGGCGATCTCGCCCTGGCGATGCTGTTCTACGGCGGTATGGCGGGCGGCGTGATGCTGATCAACCTGTCCGACACGGGTTCCAACGCCAACCTGACCTCGTACCTCTTCGGATCGCTCTCCACGGTCTCCGACGAGGACGTCATCGCGATCTGCGCGCTGGCCGCCTTCGTGGTGCTGATCACCGTGGGGCTGCGGCGGCAGCTGTTCGCCGTCAGCCAGGACGAGGAGTTCGCCCGGGTGACCGGGCTGCCGGTGCGGGTGCTGAACCTGCTGGTCGCGGTCGTGGCCGCGGTGACCGTGACCGTCGCGATGCGGGTCGTCGGGCTGCTGCTGGTCAGCGCGCTGATGGTGGTGCCGGTGGCGGCCGCCCAGCAGATCACCAAGTCCTTCAAGGTGACCTTCGTGCTTTCCGTGGCGATCGGCACGGCGGTGACCCTGACCGGCACCGTGACCTCGTACTACCAGGACGTTCCGCCGGGGGCGACCATCGTGCTGCTGGCCATCGCGGTGTTCGTCGCGCTGACCGCGCTCGCCGCTCCGCTCGCGAAACACCGGGCCCGGGCGAGCGCGGCGAGGGAGGCAGAGTGCACCCTGGAGGTACCGGCCGCCCGCCGGGGCACGGACGACGTGCACGTGTGA
- a CDS encoding Fur family transcriptional regulator, protein MATAPISGTNAAPVRGRSTRQRAAVAAALDEVDEFRSAQELHDVLKHRGDSVGLTTVYRTLQSLADAGEVDVLRTTEGEAVYRRCSTGDHHHHLVCRLCGKAVEVEGPAVEQWAETIAAQHGYVNVAHTVEIFGTCAECAEKKA, encoded by the coding sequence GTGGCCACGGCGCCGATCAGTGGCACGAACGCAGCGCCGGTACGCGGCCGGTCCACCCGGCAGCGGGCGGCGGTGGCGGCGGCGCTCGACGAGGTCGACGAGTTCCGCAGCGCCCAGGAGCTGCACGACGTCCTCAAGCACCGCGGCGACTCCGTGGGCCTGACCACGGTCTACCGGACCCTTCAGTCCCTCGCCGACGCGGGCGAGGTCGATGTGCTGCGCACCACCGAGGGCGAGGCCGTCTACCGGCGCTGCTCGACCGGTGACCACCACCATCACCTGGTCTGCCGGCTCTGCGGCAAGGCGGTGGAGGTCGAGGGCCCGGCCGTCGAGCAGTGGGCCGAGACGATCGCCGCCCAGCACGGCTATGTCAACGTCGCGCACACTGTCGAGATCTTCGGGACGTGTGCGGAGTGCGCCGAGAAGAAGGCGTAG
- a CDS encoding isoprenyl transferase: MAVRGILGGRNRRTYKTPEPHPSGATPPKIPGELVPRHVAVVMDGNGRWAKERGLPRTEGHKVGEGVVMDVLKGCIEMGVKNLSLYAFSTENWKRSPDEVKFLMNFNRDVIRRRRDEMDELGIRIRWVGRMPKLWKSVVQELQVAQEQTKDNDAMTLYFCVNYGGRAEIADAAQRIAQDVAAGKLDPSKVNEKTFQKYIYYPDMPDVDLFVRPSGEQRTSNYLIWQSAYAEMVFQDVLWPDFDRRDLWRACLEYAQRDRRFGGAVEAEAAK, encoded by the coding sequence ATGGCAGTACGCGGGATCCTCGGCGGCCGTAACCGGCGCACGTACAAGACCCCCGAGCCGCACCCCTCGGGCGCGACGCCTCCGAAGATCCCCGGAGAGCTGGTGCCCCGGCACGTCGCCGTCGTGATGGACGGCAACGGCCGCTGGGCCAAGGAGCGGGGTCTGCCCCGCACCGAGGGTCACAAGGTCGGTGAGGGCGTCGTCATGGACGTTCTCAAGGGGTGTATCGAGATGGGCGTCAAGAACCTCTCGCTGTACGCCTTCTCCACCGAGAACTGGAAGCGCTCGCCGGACGAGGTGAAGTTCCTGATGAACTTCAACCGCGATGTGATCCGCCGCCGCCGCGACGAGATGGACGAGCTCGGTATCCGCATCCGCTGGGTGGGCCGGATGCCCAAGCTGTGGAAGTCCGTCGTCCAGGAGCTCCAGGTCGCCCAGGAGCAGACCAAGGACAACGACGCGATGACGCTGTACTTCTGCGTCAACTACGGCGGCCGCGCCGAGATCGCGGACGCCGCGCAGCGCATCGCGCAGGACGTGGCGGCCGGGAAGCTCGACCCGTCGAAGGTCAACGAGAAGACGTTCCAGAAGTACATCTACTACCCGGACATGCCGGACGTGGACCTCTTCGTGCGCCCCAGCGGCGAGCAGCGCACCTCGAACTACCTGATCTGGCAGAGCGCGTACGCCGAGATGGTCTTCCAGGACGTTCTGTGGCCGGATTTCGACCGTCGGGACCTGTGGCGGGCCTGCCTGGAGTACGCCCAGCGCGACCGCCGCTTCGGCGGTGCGGTGGAGGCGGAAGCCGCCAAGTGA
- the recO gene encoding DNA repair protein RecO, which produces MSLFRDDGIVLRTQKLGEADRIITILTRGHGRVRAVARGVRRTKSKFGARLEPFSHVDVQFFARGSELVGRGLPLCTQSETIAPYGGGIVADYARYTAGTAMLETAERFTDHEGEPAIQQYLLLVGGLRTLARGEHAPHLILDAFLLRSLAVNGYAPSFEDCAKCGMPGPNRFFSVAAGGVICGDCRVPGSVVPSAQALGLLSALLSGDWATADACEARHVREGSGLVSAYLHWHLERGLRSLRYVEK; this is translated from the coding sequence ATGAGCTTGTTCCGGGACGACGGCATCGTGCTGCGTACGCAGAAACTGGGCGAGGCCGACCGGATCATCACGATCCTGACCCGCGGCCACGGCCGGGTCCGCGCCGTCGCCCGGGGGGTGCGCCGCACCAAGTCCAAGTTCGGCGCCCGCCTTGAGCCCTTCTCCCACGTCGACGTCCAGTTCTTCGCGCGCGGCAGTGAGCTCGTCGGCCGCGGGCTGCCGCTCTGCACCCAGAGCGAGACGATCGCCCCGTACGGCGGCGGCATCGTCGCCGACTACGCCCGCTACACCGCGGGCACCGCGATGCTGGAGACCGCCGAGCGGTTCACCGACCACGAGGGGGAGCCGGCGATCCAGCAGTATCTGCTGCTCGTCGGCGGCCTGCGGACCCTCGCCCGGGGCGAGCACGCCCCCCACCTCATCCTGGACGCGTTCCTGCTGCGCTCGCTCGCGGTCAACGGGTACGCGCCCAGCTTCGAGGACTGCGCCAAGTGCGGAATGCCCGGTCCGAACCGGTTCTTCTCCGTCGCGGCGGGGGGCGTCATATGCGGTGACTGCCGGGTCCCCGGCAGCGTCGTACCCTCGGCACAGGCCCTCGGCCTGCTGAGCGCGCTGCTCAGCGGCGACTGGGCGACGGCGGACGCGTGCGAGGCGCGTCATGTCAGGGAGGGGAGCGGGCTGGTGTCCGCCTATCTGCACTGGCATCTGGAGCGCGGCCTGCGCTCGCTGCGGTACGTGGAGAAGTGA
- a CDS encoding TerB family tellurite resistance protein, producing the protein MRSVKGQRALRPVLCGVRTVWNTVGDGSFFCPGCGGDRNYRRLTGHRRLTVLGVPLLRRGETGPVVECAACRAHHAPQALDHPTTTRFSAMLREAVHTVTLAVLAAGGTTSRTVLEAAVSTVRDAGLDDCTQEQLYTVVEVLAADTGHGSGADPAAEACGPTLAIELHEVLAPLAPHLATAGRESVLLQGARIALADGPYCAAERQVLTTVGRALQLPADDTARLLAAAARTPS; encoded by the coding sequence GTGCGATCAGTCAAAGGACAACGCGCTCTGAGGCCGGTCCTCTGCGGCGTTCGCACCGTCTGGAACACCGTCGGCGACGGCTCCTTCTTCTGCCCCGGCTGCGGGGGAGACCGCAACTACCGTCGGCTCACCGGCCACCGCCGCCTCACCGTCCTCGGCGTCCCGCTGCTCCGCCGCGGCGAGACCGGGCCCGTCGTCGAGTGCGCCGCCTGCCGCGCCCACCACGCCCCCCAGGCGCTGGACCACCCCACCACCACCCGGTTCTCCGCGATGCTCCGCGAGGCCGTCCACACGGTCACGCTGGCCGTCCTCGCCGCCGGCGGCACCACCTCCCGTACGGTCCTGGAGGCCGCGGTCTCCACCGTGCGCGACGCCGGGCTCGACGACTGCACCCAGGAGCAGCTGTACACCGTGGTGGAGGTGCTGGCCGCCGACACCGGCCACGGCTCCGGGGCCGACCCGGCGGCCGAGGCGTGCGGCCCGACCCTCGCCATCGAGCTGCACGAGGTGCTGGCCCCCCTCGCCCCGCATCTGGCCACCGCGGGCCGCGAGTCCGTACTCCTCCAGGGAGCCCGGATCGCGCTCGCCGACGGCCCCTACTGCGCCGCCGAACGCCAGGTGCTGACCACGGTCGGCCGCGCCCTCCAGCTCCCCGCCGACGACACCGCCCGCCTGCTGGCCGCGGCCGCCCGCACGCCCTCGTAG
- the leuA gene encoding 2-isopropylmalate synthase: MTTVNPAGNAVGRPTPITNATQLQKPSGMPVHKYGRYEAVDIPDRTWPDNRITVAPRWLSTDLRDGNQALIDPMSPARKREMFDLLVKMGYKEIEVGFPSSGETDFNFVRSIIEEGAIPEDVTISVLTQAREELIERTVESLVGARRATVHLYNATAPTFRRVVFRGSKEQVKQIAVDGTRLVMEYAEKILGPETVFGYQYSPEIFTDTELDFALEVCEAVCDVWQPEEGREIILNLPATVERSTPSTHADRFEWMSRHLTRREHVCLSVHPHNDRGTAVAAAELAIMAGADRIEGCLFGQGERTGNVDLVTLGMNLFSQGVDPQIDFSQIDEIRRTSEYCNQMEIHPRHPYAGDLVYTAFSGSHQDAIKKGFDAMEADAAAQGRTVDDIEWAVPYLPIDPKDVGRSYEAVIRVNSQSGKGGIAYVLKNDHKLDLPRRMQIEFSRIIQAKTDAEGGEVTPAQIWTTFQDEYLPNPDDAEARWGRIQLRSGQTTSDTDGTDTLTVEAVVDGSDTVLTGSGNGPISAFFEALQAIGIDARLLDYTEHTMSEGASAQAASYIECAIDGKVLWGIGIDANTTRASLKAVVSAVNRAAR; this comes from the coding sequence ATGACCACCGTGAATCCCGCCGGTAACGCTGTCGGCCGCCCCACGCCGATCACCAACGCGACGCAGCTGCAGAAGCCTTCCGGGATGCCGGTCCACAAGTACGGCCGATACGAGGCCGTCGACATCCCCGACCGCACCTGGCCCGACAACCGGATCACCGTGGCGCCCCGCTGGCTGTCCACCGATCTGCGCGACGGCAACCAGGCGCTGATCGACCCGATGTCCCCGGCCCGCAAGCGCGAGATGTTCGACCTGCTGGTCAAGATGGGCTACAAGGAGATCGAGGTCGGCTTCCCGTCCTCCGGCGAGACCGACTTCAACTTCGTCCGCTCCATCATCGAAGAGGGCGCGATCCCCGAGGACGTGACGATCTCCGTCCTGACGCAGGCCCGTGAGGAGCTGATCGAGCGGACCGTCGAGTCGCTGGTGGGCGCCCGCCGGGCCACCGTGCACCTGTACAACGCCACCGCCCCCACGTTCCGCCGGGTCGTCTTCCGGGGTTCGAAGGAGCAGGTCAAGCAGATCGCGGTGGACGGCACCCGGCTGGTCATGGAGTACGCCGAGAAGATCCTGGGCCCCGAGACGGTCTTCGGCTACCAGTACAGCCCGGAGATCTTCACCGACACCGAGCTGGACTTCGCCCTGGAGGTCTGCGAGGCCGTCTGCGACGTGTGGCAGCCGGAGGAGGGGCGCGAGATCATCCTCAACCTGCCCGCCACCGTGGAGCGTTCGACGCCCTCCACCCACGCGGACCGCTTCGAGTGGATGTCCCGCCACCTGACCCGCCGCGAGCACGTATGCCTGTCGGTCCACCCGCACAACGACCGGGGCACCGCCGTCGCCGCCGCCGAGCTGGCCATCATGGCGGGTGCCGACCGCATCGAGGGCTGCCTGTTCGGGCAGGGCGAGCGCACCGGCAACGTCGACCTGGTCACCCTGGGCATGAACCTGTTCAGCCAGGGAGTGGACCCGCAGATCGACTTCTCGCAGATCGACGAGATCCGCCGCACCAGCGAGTACTGCAACCAGATGGAGATCCACCCGCGCCACCCCTACGCGGGCGATCTAGTCTACACGGCCTTCTCCGGCTCCCACCAGGACGCCATCAAGAAGGGCTTCGACGCCATGGAGGCCGACGCGGCCGCCCAGGGCAGGACGGTCGACGACATCGAGTGGGCCGTGCCGTATCTGCCGATCGACCCGAAGGACGTCGGCCGCTCCTACGAGGCCGTCATCCGCGTCAACTCGCAGTCCGGCAAGGGCGGCATCGCGTACGTCCTGAAGAACGACCACAAGCTGGACCTGCCGCGCCGGATGCAGATCGAGTTCTCCCGGATCATTCAGGCCAAGACCGACGCCGAGGGCGGCGAAGTCACCCCGGCCCAGATCTGGACCACCTTCCAGGACGAGTACCTGCCCAACCCGGACGACGCCGAGGCCCGCTGGGGACGCATCCAGCTGCGCTCCGGCCAGACCACCTCCGACACCGACGGCACCGACACCCTGACCGTCGAGGCGGTCGTGGACGGCTCCGACACCGTCCTGACGGGCTCCGGCAACGGCCCGATCTCCGCGTTCTTCGAAGCGCTGCAGGCCATCGGCATCGACGCCCGGCTGCTGGACTACACCGAGCACACGATGAGCGAGGGCGCCAGCGCCCAGGCCGCCTCGTACATCGAGTGCGCGATCGACGGCAAGGTCCTGTGGGGCATCGGCATCGACGCCAACACCACCCGCGCCTCGCTCAAGGCGGTCGTCTCCGCAGTCAACCGCGCGGCCCGCTGA
- a CDS encoding M4 family metallopeptidase, which produces MHLRTDGELHPVFCTIVPPHVLDHLARSADARLAEPARRTLEADGLRRDRRRTTALAAAPAAPSAGAVPTRPHRTVYDCENRTALPGVTVRDEGDKPTSDASVNRAYAGLGATFELLLSAYGRSSIDGKGLPLIGSVHYGQEYNNAFFDGEQMVFGDGDGEIFLDFTVAVDVIAHELAHGLTQYTANLRYEGQSGALNESVSDVVGALVKQYSLGQSAEQADWLIGAGLLAPRVSGVALRSMKAPGTAYDDDLLGKDPQPGSMEDYIETDRDNGGVHLNSGIPNRAFYLLATALGGNSWERAGQIWFDVLTGGELTATADFAEFARLTVAAAGSRFGEGDEREAVLKAWSEVGVPTRA; this is translated from the coding sequence ATGCACCTTCGAACCGACGGCGAGCTCCACCCCGTCTTCTGCACCATCGTTCCGCCCCACGTCCTCGACCACCTGGCCCGGTCCGCCGACGCCCGGCTCGCGGAGCCGGCCCGCCGCACCCTGGAGGCCGACGGCCTGCGACGCGACCGCCGCCGGACGACGGCGCTGGCCGCCGCCCCCGCCGCCCCGAGCGCGGGCGCCGTCCCGACCAGGCCGCACCGCACGGTGTACGACTGCGAGAACCGCACCGCACTGCCGGGCGTCACGGTCCGCGACGAGGGCGACAAGCCCACCTCCGACGCCAGCGTCAACCGCGCGTACGCCGGGCTCGGCGCCACTTTCGAGCTGCTGCTCTCCGCATACGGCCGCAGCTCCATCGACGGCAAGGGCCTGCCGCTGATCGGCTCCGTGCACTACGGCCAGGAGTACAACAACGCGTTCTTCGACGGCGAGCAGATGGTCTTCGGGGACGGCGACGGCGAGATCTTCCTCGACTTCACCGTCGCGGTCGACGTGATCGCCCACGAACTGGCCCACGGACTCACGCAGTACACCGCCAACCTGCGCTACGAGGGCCAGTCCGGCGCGCTCAACGAGTCCGTGTCCGACGTCGTCGGCGCGCTGGTCAAGCAGTACTCGCTGGGCCAGAGCGCGGAACAGGCCGACTGGCTCATCGGGGCGGGGCTGCTCGCGCCCCGGGTGAGCGGCGTCGCGCTGCGCTCGATGAAGGCCCCGGGCACGGCCTACGACGACGACCTCCTCGGCAAGGACCCGCAGCCGGGCTCCATGGAGGACTACATCGAGACGGACCGGGACAACGGCGGCGTCCACCTGAACTCCGGCATCCCCAACCGCGCCTTCTACCTCCTGGCCACCGCCCTCGGCGGCAACTCCTGGGAGCGCGCCGGACAGATCTGGTTCGACGTGCTGACCGGCGGCGAGCTGACGGCCACCGCGGACTTCGCGGAGTTCGCCCGGCTGACGGTCGCGGCGGCGGGGAGTCGCTTCGGCGAGGGCGACGAGCGGGAGGCGGTCCTCAAGGCCTGGTCGGAGGTGGGCGTCCCGACCCGGGCCTGA
- a CDS encoding protealysin inhibitor emfourin, which produces MRIQVTRTGGFAGIARRREVDTEGRADAAEWESLAEEALADAPDAPPPGVPDGFRYEITAGDRTVYCADPDLTGAQRTLISRVLKEGA; this is translated from the coding sequence ATGCGTATTCAGGTCACCCGGACCGGCGGCTTCGCCGGCATCGCCCGCCGCCGCGAGGTCGACACGGAGGGCCGGGCGGACGCGGCGGAGTGGGAGTCGCTGGCCGAGGAGGCGCTCGCCGACGCCCCGGACGCGCCGCCGCCCGGGGTGCCGGACGGATTCCGGTACGAGATCACGGCCGGGGACCGCACCGTGTACTGCGCTGACCCCGATCTGACCGGGGCGCAGCGCACGCTGATCTCACGCGTCCTGAAGGAGGGCGCGTGA
- a CDS encoding GTPase Era, with the protein MVAMSARPNQEAAAPQAENTSPHRAGFACFVGRPNAGKSTLTNALVGQKVAITSNRPQTTRHTVRGIVHRDDAQLILVDTPGLHKPRTLLGERLNDVVRTTWAEVDVIGFCLPADQKLGPGDKYIVKELAGIKKTPKIAIITKTDLVESKALAEQLLAVSALAEELGFEWTEIIPVSAVKEEQGAGRAPSGEGKGDDGRGAGQVALLADLIAPLLPEGPPLYPEGDLTDEPEMVMVAELIREAALEGVRDELPHSIAVVVEEMLPREDRPADKPLLDIHANVYIERPSQKGIIIGPKGKRLKDVGTKSRKHIEALLGTPVFLDLHVKVAKDWQRDPKQLRKLGF; encoded by the coding sequence ATGGTCGCCATGAGCGCTCGACCGAACCAAGAAGCCGCTGCCCCGCAGGCGGAGAACACCTCCCCCCACCGGGCCGGTTTCGCCTGCTTCGTGGGCCGTCCCAACGCGGGCAAGTCCACCCTCACGAACGCTCTCGTCGGTCAGAAGGTGGCGATCACCTCCAACCGCCCCCAGACCACCCGGCACACGGTGCGCGGCATCGTGCACCGTGACGACGCGCAGCTGATCCTGGTCGACACCCCCGGCCTCCACAAGCCGCGCACGCTGCTGGGCGAGCGGCTCAACGACGTCGTACGGACCACCTGGGCCGAGGTCGACGTGATCGGCTTCTGCCTGCCCGCCGACCAGAAGCTCGGCCCCGGCGACAAGTACATCGTCAAGGAGCTCGCGGGGATCAAGAAGACCCCCAAGATCGCCATCATCACCAAGACCGACCTGGTCGAGTCCAAGGCGCTGGCCGAACAGCTCCTCGCCGTCTCCGCGCTCGCCGAGGAGCTGGGCTTCGAGTGGACCGAGATCATTCCGGTCTCGGCGGTCAAGGAGGAGCAGGGGGCCGGACGCGCTCCCTCGGGCGAGGGCAAGGGTGATGACGGGCGAGGGGCGGGCCAGGTGGCCCTGCTCGCCGACCTCATCGCCCCGCTGCTGCCCGAGGGCCCGCCGCTCTACCCGGAGGGTGACCTCACCGACGAGCCGGAGATGGTCATGGTCGCGGAGCTGATCCGCGAGGCCGCGCTGGAAGGCGTACGCGACGAGCTGCCGCACTCCATCGCGGTCGTCGTCGAGGAGATGCTGCCGCGCGAGGACCGGCCGGCGGACAAGCCGCTGCTGGACATCCACGCCAACGTCTACATCGAGCGGCCCAGCCAGAAGGGCATCATCATCGGCCCGAAGGGCAAGCGTCTGAAGGACGTCGGCACCAAGTCGCGCAAGCACATCGAGGCGCTGCTCGGCACACCCGTCTTCCTGGACCTGCATGTGAAGGTCGCCAAGGACTGGCAGCGGGACCCCAAGCAGCTGCGCAAGCTCGGGTTCTGA
- a CDS encoding cytidine deaminase, translating into MTDTTGTTDLDAEDRKIVTLARSARARNGVPEGAAVRDETGRTYVAGTVALDSLKLSALQTAVAMAVASGATSLEAAAVVSAAETPSDDDRAAVRDLGGPETPVLLAGPDGTLRLRVSAG; encoded by the coding sequence ATGACCGACACCACCGGCACCACCGACCTCGACGCCGAGGACCGCAAGATCGTCACACTGGCGCGCAGCGCCCGGGCCCGCAACGGGGTGCCCGAGGGCGCCGCCGTACGGGACGAGACGGGGCGTACGTATGTGGCGGGCACGGTGGCGCTGGACTCGCTGAAGCTCAGTGCCTTGCAGACCGCCGTCGCCATGGCGGTCGCCAGCGGCGCCACCTCCCTGGAGGCCGCGGCGGTCGTCTCCGCCGCCGAGACGCCCTCCGACGACGACCGGGCCGCGGTGCGCGACCTGGGCGGACCGGAGACCCCGGTGCTGCTCGCGGGCCCGGACGGCACCCTGCGGCTGCGGGTCTCGGCGGGCTGA
- a CDS encoding MmcQ/YjbR family DNA-binding protein gives MTPERLRAFCLEFNASVEEFPFGPETSVFKVLGKMFALTALDARPLTVNLKCDPDEAIRLRGVHPAAVVPGWHMNKRHWNTVTVSGVPDKLLREMIEDSYDLVVAGLPKADRLRLDRP, from the coding sequence ATGACGCCGGAGCGGCTGCGGGCCTTCTGCCTGGAGTTCAACGCGAGCGTGGAGGAGTTCCCGTTCGGACCCGAGACCTCGGTCTTCAAGGTCCTCGGCAAGATGTTCGCCCTCACCGCGCTCGACGCGCGCCCGCTGACGGTCAACCTCAAATGCGACCCGGACGAGGCGATCCGGCTGCGCGGGGTGCATCCGGCGGCCGTCGTGCCCGGCTGGCACATGAACAAGCGCCACTGGAACACGGTCACCGTCTCCGGAGTCCCGGACAAGCTGCTGCGCGAAATGATCGAGGACTCCTACGACCTGGTGGTCGCCGGACTCCCGAAGGCGGACCGGCTGCGGCTGGACCGCCCGTAG